Proteins encoded together in one Cryptosporangium aurantiacum window:
- a CDS encoding putative bifunctional diguanylate cyclase/phosphodiesterase has product MTTFRDTGTPDPTSTVALRWAAAIGDTSYVTVGDAQLAQLLQDLVDGLRTAVRADPPDTATAERAGAALVGAHFTGVDALQRSIAMLAAELDRETRTRTAVWTIIGAFAAGYTRALRGVTLEEQESIRRADLLARTRTEQALRASDARFRAVFSGAAVAIGIGDVQGALLDVNPALSAMLGYSADELRGRSVLSLVHPDDVADVAAEVYRALAEGGREHVRVEKRFVRRDGEAIWGLLTVSMVPGEDGEPGYVVAVGEDVTDLHRLQTTLRYQAMHDPLTGLPNRAMLSEWMDQAFADADDEARLGILFIDLDGFKVINDTLGHDVGDRLLVTIAGRLDRGVSGSGHLVARMGGDEFVVLVERSGGQGEVTALAEKLLAELSAPCRIGEHLLTVSASIGIVERPIAETDRAELMSQADATLYWAKADGRNRWALFDPSRSEAEVARYAISAAMPGGLERGEFYLEYQPITGLADGTMHGLEALVRWRHPQLGPMRPDDFITIAEDTGLIVPLGRWVLEQACREAQSWAALTEHPPFISVNVAARQAADPALVDEVRAVLEQTGLPPERLQLELTESALMGPAPIETLHALAELGCRIAIDDFGTGYSNLAYLRSLPVQSLKLASLFVAGLQPLPGLEPDTDVDAQIVATLVSLARTLRLTVTAEGIETGTQVERLREIGCHLGQGWLFGIPMPADEVRKLLD; this is encoded by the coding sequence GTGACCACCTTCCGGGACACCGGCACGCCGGATCCCACGAGTACCGTCGCTTTGCGCTGGGCCGCGGCGATCGGCGACACCAGCTACGTGACGGTTGGCGACGCCCAGCTGGCCCAGCTGCTGCAGGACCTCGTCGACGGCCTCCGCACCGCCGTCCGCGCCGATCCACCCGACACCGCGACCGCCGAGCGGGCCGGTGCCGCGCTCGTCGGCGCCCACTTCACCGGCGTCGACGCCCTGCAGCGCTCGATCGCGATGCTCGCCGCCGAACTCGACCGTGAGACGCGGACCCGCACCGCGGTCTGGACGATCATCGGCGCGTTCGCGGCCGGGTACACCCGCGCGCTGCGCGGCGTCACGCTCGAGGAGCAGGAGTCGATCCGCCGCGCCGACCTGCTCGCGCGGACCCGCACCGAGCAGGCGCTGCGGGCCAGCGACGCCCGCTTCCGGGCGGTCTTCAGCGGCGCCGCGGTCGCGATCGGTATCGGCGACGTCCAGGGCGCGCTGCTCGACGTCAACCCCGCGCTCTCGGCGATGCTCGGGTACTCGGCGGACGAGCTGCGCGGCCGCTCGGTACTCAGCCTGGTGCACCCGGACGACGTCGCGGACGTGGCGGCCGAGGTGTACCGCGCGCTCGCCGAGGGCGGCCGCGAACACGTCCGGGTCGAGAAGCGGTTCGTCCGGCGGGACGGCGAGGCGATCTGGGGCCTGCTCACGGTGTCGATGGTCCCGGGGGAGGACGGCGAGCCCGGGTACGTCGTCGCGGTCGGGGAGGACGTGACCGACCTGCACCGGCTCCAGACGACGCTGCGCTACCAGGCGATGCACGACCCGCTGACCGGCCTGCCGAACCGGGCCATGCTCTCCGAGTGGATGGACCAGGCGTTCGCGGACGCCGACGACGAGGCCCGGCTCGGCATCCTGTTCATCGACCTCGACGGGTTCAAGGTCATCAACGACACGCTGGGCCACGACGTCGGCGATCGGCTGCTGGTCACGATCGCCGGCCGGCTCGACCGCGGCGTGAGCGGCAGCGGGCATCTGGTCGCGCGGATGGGCGGTGACGAGTTCGTCGTCCTGGTCGAGCGGTCGGGCGGCCAGGGCGAGGTGACGGCGCTGGCCGAGAAGCTGCTGGCCGAGCTGTCGGCGCCGTGCCGGATCGGCGAACACCTGCTCACGGTGTCGGCCAGCATCGGCATCGTCGAGCGGCCGATCGCCGAGACCGACCGCGCTGAGCTGATGAGCCAGGCGGACGCCACGCTGTACTGGGCCAAGGCCGACGGCCGGAACCGGTGGGCGCTGTTCGACCCGAGCCGTAGCGAAGCCGAGGTCGCCCGGTACGCGATCTCCGCAGCGATGCCGGGCGGCCTGGAGCGCGGCGAGTTCTACCTCGAGTACCAGCCGATCACCGGGCTGGCGGACGGCACGATGCACGGGCTGGAGGCGCTGGTGCGGTGGCGTCACCCGCAGCTCGGCCCGATGCGCCCGGACGACTTCATCACGATCGCCGAGGACACCGGGCTGATCGTCCCGCTGGGCCGGTGGGTGCTGGAGCAGGCGTGCCGGGAGGCGCAGTCGTGGGCCGCTCTCACCGAGCACCCGCCGTTCATCAGCGTGAACGTGGCGGCCCGTCAAGCCGCGGATCCGGCGCTGGTCGACGAGGTCCGCGCGGTGCTGGAGCAGACCGGCCTCCCGCCGGAGCGGCTCCAGCTGGAGCTCACCGAGAGCGCGCTGATGGGGCCCGCCCCGATCGAAACGCTGCACGCGCTGGCCGAACTCGGCTGCCGGATCGCGATCGACGACTTCGGCACCGGCTACTCCAACCTGGCGTACCTGCGCTCGCTGCCGGTGCAGAGCCTCAAGCTGGCGTCGCTGTTCGTCGCGGGGCTCCAACCGTTGCCGGGGCTCGAGCCGGATACCGACGTCGACGCGCAGATCGTCGCGACGCTGGTGTCGTTGGCGCGGACGCTGCGGCTGACCGTCACCGCGGAGGGCATCGAGACCGGCACCCAGGTCGAGCGGCTCCGCGAGATCGGGTGCCACCTGGGCCAGGGCTGGCTGTTCGGTATCCCGATGCCCGCCGACGAGGTGCGGAAGCTACTGGACTGA
- a CDS encoding acetyl-CoA C-acetyltransferase yields the protein MAEPRRVGVIGGNRIPFARQFGPYARASNQDMLTAALDGLVARYDLAGQVLGEVVAGAVIKHSRDFNLTRETVLGTALDPRTPAYDIQQACGTGLEAAILVANKIALGQIEWGIAGGVDTASDAPLVLNEKFRQLLLTFNRAKSTSQRLALLPRLRPGFLVPEIPRNAEPRTGMSMGEHAALTAAAWEISRSDQDELAAASHQRLAAAYDRGFLDDLVTPYLGLSRDQNLRPGSTVEKLATLKPVFGDTMTAGNSTPLTDGASAVLLASEEKAAALGLPVLAYFSHCETAAVDFVHGDEGLLMAPAYAVPRMLARAGLTLQDFDFYEVHEAFASQVLATLKAWEDPAFCKEKLGLDTPLGAIDRSKLNVNGSSLAAGHPFAATGGRIVATAAKLLAERGSGRALISICAAGGLGVTAILESAAR from the coding sequence ATGGCAGAGCCACGGCGTGTTGGGGTCATCGGCGGAAATCGGATCCCGTTCGCGCGCCAGTTCGGCCCGTACGCCAGGGCGTCCAACCAGGACATGCTCACCGCCGCACTGGACGGGCTGGTGGCCCGGTACGACCTGGCTGGCCAGGTGCTCGGCGAAGTGGTCGCCGGCGCGGTGATCAAACACAGCCGCGACTTCAACCTGACCAGGGAGACCGTGCTGGGGACGGCGCTGGACCCCCGGACGCCTGCCTACGACATCCAGCAGGCCTGCGGCACCGGCCTGGAGGCGGCGATCCTGGTCGCGAACAAGATCGCGCTGGGCCAGATCGAGTGGGGCATCGCCGGTGGGGTCGACACCGCGAGTGACGCGCCGCTGGTGCTCAACGAGAAGTTCCGGCAGTTGCTGCTGACGTTCAACCGGGCGAAGTCCACGTCCCAGCGGTTGGCCTTGTTACCACGGTTGCGGCCGGGCTTCCTGGTCCCGGAGATCCCGCGCAACGCCGAGCCGCGCACCGGCATGTCGATGGGCGAGCACGCGGCGCTGACCGCCGCGGCCTGGGAGATCTCCCGGTCCGACCAGGATGAGTTGGCTGCGGCCAGCCACCAGAGGCTGGCCGCCGCCTACGACCGGGGCTTCCTCGACGACCTGGTCACGCCGTATCTGGGCCTTTCGCGGGACCAAAATCTGCGGCCGGGTTCCACCGTCGAGAAGCTCGCGACGCTGAAGCCGGTGTTCGGCGACACGATGACCGCGGGCAACTCGACGCCGCTGACCGACGGGGCGTCGGCGGTGCTGCTGGCTTCGGAGGAGAAGGCGGCGGCGCTCGGGCTTCCGGTGCTGGCGTACTTCAGCCACTGCGAGACCGCGGCCGTCGACTTCGTGCACGGGGACGAGGGCCTGCTGATGGCGCCGGCGTACGCGGTGCCGCGGATGCTCGCTCGCGCCGGGCTGACGCTGCAGGACTTCGACTTCTACGAGGTGCACGAGGCGTTCGCGTCGCAGGTGCTGGCGACGCTGAAGGCCTGGGAGGACCCGGCGTTCTGCAAGGAGAAGCTCGGTCTGGACACGCCGCTGGGCGCGATCGACCGGTCGAAGCTGAACGTGAACGGCTCGTCGCTCGCCGCCGGGCACCCGTTCGCAGCCACCGGCGGCCGAATCGTGGCCACCGCGGCAAAGCTCCTGGCGGAACGCGGGTCGGGCCGGGCCCTCATCTCCATCTGCGCCGCCGGCGGCCTAGGCGTCACCGCAATCCTGGAGAGCGCGGCCCGCTGA
- a CDS encoding SAM-dependent methyltransferase — translation MGRVEQHEDVEPERPSAARVYDYYLGGSHNFAVDRAMAEQAIRILPELPANMRANRAFLRRAVRYMISQGVRQFLDLGSGIPTVGNVHEVALREAPDARVVYVDNDPVAVAHSQSILEQVDAATVVQADITDADAVLGHARSHLDFTRPVGVLMVALLHFVPESADPAGVVARYRDAVVPGSFLAISHGTADEQGERGRAMEALYSRSANPLVSRDRAAVERLFDGFEIVEPGVVFVPLWRPEPGTLPSGTPPERTATYAGVGRVR, via the coding sequence GTGGGCCGCGTGGAACAGCACGAGGATGTTGAGCCCGAACGTCCCAGCGCAGCCAGGGTCTACGACTACTACCTCGGTGGATCTCACAATTTCGCGGTGGATCGCGCGATGGCTGAGCAGGCCATTCGCATTCTCCCGGAATTACCGGCGAACATGCGCGCTAATCGGGCCTTTTTGCGTCGCGCAGTGCGGTACATGATCTCGCAAGGCGTCCGGCAATTCCTCGACCTCGGATCTGGAATTCCCACTGTGGGGAATGTGCATGAGGTTGCGTTGCGTGAAGCGCCGGACGCCCGCGTGGTCTATGTCGACAACGACCCGGTCGCCGTCGCGCACAGTCAGTCCATTCTGGAGCAGGTAGACGCCGCGACGGTCGTCCAGGCCGACATCACCGACGCGGACGCCGTCCTCGGCCATGCCCGGAGCCACCTCGACTTCACCCGGCCGGTCGGCGTCCTGATGGTGGCGCTGCTGCACTTCGTGCCCGAATCCGCGGACCCGGCCGGTGTGGTGGCCCGGTACCGGGACGCGGTGGTGCCCGGCAGCTTCCTCGCGATCTCCCACGGCACCGCCGACGAGCAGGGCGAGCGCGGACGCGCGATGGAGGCGCTCTACTCCCGCAGCGCGAACCCGCTGGTGTCCCGCGACCGGGCAGCGGTCGAGCGGCTCTTCGACGGGTTCGAGATCGTCGAGCCCGGCGTGGTGTTCGTGCCGCTCTGGCGTCCCGAGCCGGGCACGCTGCCGTCCGGGACACCACCGGAGCGCACGGCGACGTACGCCGGCGTCGGGCGCGTGCGGTGA
- a CDS encoding alpha-amylase family protein: protein MPEHWYREAVVYCCDVDTFQDSNGDGIGDFPGLTSRLDYLARLGVTCLWLNPIHPTPNRDDGYDVADFYAVDPRLGTLGDFAELLHEAGNRGIRVIIDLVVNHTSNQHPWFQSARSSEDSPYRDWYVWSKDEPKDRREGMVFPGEQQETWSYDRTAKAWFYHRFYDFMPDLNTANPEVRAEIKRIAAFWIQLGVAGFRMDAAPFVIEATANSPKDFEFLTDLRAHLQWRRGDSVILAEANVGAEELPEYFGDSGGSANRLNMLFDFTLNARLMLALARGDAEPVIDALRDTPRLPESAQWATFLRNHDEVDLSKLTSEQRADVFAEFGPDKEMQLYDRGIRRRLAPMLGNDRRRLELAYALQFSLRGTPVIRYGEEIGMGEDLSLNGRDAIRTPMQWTPGRNGGFSHGDELVRPAVSGGEFGYERLNVVTQQQDPGSLLSWFERMIRTLRQCPEVGLGGCSVVDVPMPRHVLVHQADQPERGAMVFLHNLADEDVTVDLSELGKSSDDPYELLADRNYPPVDNTLSKIPLAGYGYRWIRLRDSTGRRTGGQATRGGLA from the coding sequence ATGCCTGAGCACTGGTACCGCGAGGCGGTTGTCTACTGCTGTGACGTCGATACGTTCCAGGACTCGAACGGCGACGGGATCGGTGACTTTCCCGGGCTGACCAGCCGGCTCGACTACCTGGCTCGGCTCGGCGTCACCTGCCTGTGGCTCAACCCGATCCACCCGACGCCCAATCGCGACGACGGGTACGACGTCGCGGACTTCTACGCGGTGGACCCGCGCCTCGGCACCCTCGGCGACTTCGCCGAGCTGCTGCACGAGGCCGGTAACCGAGGCATCCGGGTGATCATCGACCTGGTCGTGAACCACACCTCGAACCAGCACCCGTGGTTCCAGAGCGCCCGGAGCTCGGAGGATTCCCCCTACCGCGACTGGTACGTCTGGTCGAAGGACGAGCCGAAGGACCGCCGCGAAGGCATGGTCTTCCCCGGCGAACAGCAGGAGACCTGGAGCTACGACCGCACCGCGAAGGCCTGGTTCTACCACCGCTTCTACGACTTCATGCCCGACCTCAACACCGCGAACCCCGAGGTCAGGGCCGAGATCAAGCGGATAGCGGCGTTCTGGATCCAGCTCGGCGTCGCCGGTTTCCGGATGGACGCGGCGCCGTTCGTCATCGAAGCGACCGCGAACTCGCCGAAGGACTTCGAGTTCCTCACCGACCTCCGTGCCCACCTGCAGTGGCGGCGCGGCGACTCGGTGATCCTGGCCGAGGCGAACGTCGGCGCGGAGGAGCTGCCGGAGTACTTCGGCGACTCCGGCGGAAGCGCCAACCGGCTGAACATGCTGTTCGACTTCACGCTCAACGCCCGGTTGATGCTCGCGCTGGCCCGCGGCGACGCCGAGCCGGTGATCGACGCGTTGCGCGACACCCCGCGGCTCCCCGAATCCGCGCAGTGGGCGACGTTCCTGCGCAACCACGACGAGGTCGACCTCTCCAAACTCACCTCCGAGCAGCGCGCGGACGTCTTCGCGGAGTTCGGCCCGGACAAGGAGATGCAGCTCTACGACCGGGGCATCCGGCGCCGGCTGGCCCCGATGCTCGGCAACGACCGGCGTCGGCTGGAGCTGGCGTACGCCCTGCAGTTCTCGTTACGCGGCACCCCGGTGATCCGCTACGGCGAGGAGATCGGCATGGGCGAGGACCTGTCGCTGAACGGCCGCGACGCGATCCGCACGCCGATGCAGTGGACGCCCGGCCGGAACGGCGGCTTCTCCCACGGCGACGAGCTCGTGCGTCCCGCGGTCTCCGGCGGCGAGTTCGGCTACGAGCGTCTCAACGTGGTGACCCAGCAGCAGGATCCGGGCTCGCTGCTCAGCTGGTTCGAACGCATGATCCGGACGCTGCGCCAGTGCCCCGAGGTGGGGCTCGGCGGGTGCAGCGTCGTCGACGTGCCGATGCCGCGTCACGTCCTCGTGCACCAGGCGGACCAGCCGGAACGCGGCGCGATGGTCTTCCTCCACAACCTCGCCGACGAAGACGTCACGGTTGATTTGTCGGAGTTGGGGAAAAGCAGTGACGATCCGTACGAACTACTCGCAGACAGGAACTACCCGCCGGTGGACAACACGTTGAGCAAGATTCCTCTCGCGGGCTACGGGTATCGCTGGATCCGGCTCCGCGACAGCACCGGACGCCGCACCGGCGGACAGGCGACCCGTGGCGGTCTCGCATGA
- a CDS encoding carboxylate-amine ligase, with protein sequence MIGDTARVARPATSDEFGDTAPNRVGATIGVEEEFHVLDPATGDLVPEALTLLAHPQGDHDPEAELLRSAIETATPVCRSLAEVRTEVIASRRALIKAASEHDVAVATAGTVPASGLRSMGVFPKERYRQMAAEYQQLVREQAVCAFQVQVGVPDRDLAVAIVGQVQPWLPVLLAMSASSPFFADTDTGYSSYRTIIWSRWPTAGPVHGFRSADEYDETVRTLVESGIISDPGMVYFDARPSARYPTVELRITDGCPRVDDVVLLTALGRALVVTAADELQRGVTPVTARPELLRAANWRASRSGLSGDLLSPLGGEAVPAIEAVRLLVDHVGPALETNGDADEVRVLLADLLARGTSADRQREALRRRGTLSDVATLLIAETRAGVDDS encoded by the coding sequence ATGATCGGTGACACCGCACGAGTCGCACGGCCCGCCACCTCGGACGAGTTCGGAGATACCGCGCCCAACCGGGTCGGCGCCACGATCGGCGTCGAGGAGGAGTTCCACGTCCTCGACCCGGCCACCGGGGATCTCGTCCCCGAGGCGCTCACGCTGCTGGCGCACCCGCAGGGCGACCACGACCCGGAGGCCGAGCTGCTGCGCTCGGCGATCGAGACCGCGACGCCGGTCTGCCGGTCGCTGGCCGAGGTCCGGACCGAGGTCATCGCCAGCAGGCGCGCGCTGATCAAGGCGGCGTCCGAGCACGACGTCGCGGTCGCCACCGCGGGCACGGTGCCGGCGTCCGGCCTCCGCTCGATGGGCGTGTTCCCGAAGGAGCGGTACCGGCAGATGGCGGCCGAGTACCAGCAGCTCGTCCGGGAGCAGGCGGTCTGCGCGTTCCAGGTCCAGGTCGGCGTCCCCGACCGCGATCTGGCGGTGGCGATCGTCGGCCAGGTGCAGCCGTGGCTGCCGGTGTTGCTCGCGATGTCGGCCAGCTCGCCGTTCTTCGCGGACACCGACACCGGGTACTCGTCCTATCGGACGATCATCTGGTCCCGCTGGCCGACCGCGGGCCCGGTGCACGGCTTCCGCTCCGCCGACGAGTACGACGAGACGGTCCGGACGCTCGTCGAGAGCGGGATCATCTCCGATCCGGGGATGGTCTACTTCGACGCCCGGCCCTCCGCGCGGTACCCCACCGTCGAGCTCCGCATCACCGACGGGTGCCCGCGGGTGGACGACGTCGTGCTGCTCACCGCCCTGGGGCGTGCGCTGGTGGTGACCGCGGCGGACGAGTTGCAGCGCGGGGTCACGCCGGTGACCGCACGTCCGGAGCTGTTGCGTGCGGCGAACTGGCGGGCTTCTCGGTCTGGGCTCAGCGGTGACCTGCTCAGCCCGCTCGGCGGGGAAGCGGTACCCGCGATCGAGGCGGTCCGCCTGCTGGTCGACCACGTCGGGCCCGCACTGGAGACGAACGGTGACGCCGACGAGGTGCGGGTGCTGCTCGCCGACCTGCTGGCGCGGGGCACCTCCGCCGACCGGCAGCGGGAGGCTCTGCGGCGTCGTGGCACGCTCAGTGACGTCGCTACGCTTCTCATCGCGGAGACCCGGGCGGGGGTCGACGATTCGTAG
- a CDS encoding MaoC family dehydratase: MTTNDADATPRDAAAEAPPTRVLDRAPNLAILYPKALLKRGGGKELSDTRLVQRDVRVDPERLAEYARVCGFGLGSTLPGTYPHVLAFPLAIALMSEPGFPFPLPGIVHIANTITQLRPIGTGEPLTFTVGAQNLRPHRRGRQFDIVTEARVGDERVWHGTATYLRRGSGDETAAGPASDAVVVPPTAVWRVSGGCGRAYGAASGDRNPIHLYPLTAKLFGFPRAIAHGMWVKARCLAALGGRLPDAYTVDVRFGKPVLLPATVDFGAKASGGGWDLSVASKGRPHLTGRVAPAPESATPHPG; this comes from the coding sequence ATGACAACGAACGATGCGGACGCGACGCCGCGCGACGCCGCGGCCGAGGCGCCGCCGACACGCGTGCTCGATCGTGCTCCCAACCTCGCGATCCTCTACCCGAAGGCGCTGCTGAAACGCGGCGGTGGCAAGGAGCTCTCGGACACCCGGCTGGTCCAGCGCGATGTGCGCGTCGACCCAGAGCGGCTCGCCGAGTACGCCCGGGTCTGCGGGTTCGGGCTGGGCAGCACGCTGCCCGGCACCTACCCGCACGTGCTGGCGTTCCCGCTCGCGATCGCGCTGATGTCGGAGCCGGGCTTTCCGTTCCCGCTGCCCGGCATCGTCCACATCGCCAACACGATCACCCAGCTCCGCCCGATCGGCACCGGTGAGCCGCTGACGTTCACGGTCGGCGCACAGAACCTGCGGCCGCACCGGCGCGGACGTCAGTTCGACATCGTCACCGAGGCCCGCGTCGGCGACGAGCGTGTCTGGCACGGCACGGCCACCTACCTGCGGCGGGGCTCCGGGGACGAGACCGCCGCCGGCCCGGCGTCGGATGCGGTCGTCGTTCCACCGACCGCGGTGTGGCGCGTATCCGGCGGATGCGGGCGCGCCTACGGCGCGGCCTCCGGCGACCGGAACCCGATCCACCTCTATCCGCTCACCGCGAAGCTGTTCGGCTTCCCGCGCGCGATCGCGCATGGCATGTGGGTGAAGGCGCGCTGCCTGGCCGCGCTCGGCGGACGCCTGCCGGACGCGTACACGGTGGACGTGAGGTTCGGGAAGCCGGTGCTGCTGCCGGCCACCGTGGACTTCGGCGCGAAGGCGTCCGGCGGTGGCTGGGACCTGTCGGTGGCGTCGAAGGGACGCCCGCACCTCACGGGACGGGTGGCACCGGCGCCGGAGTCCGCCACACCTCACCCTGGATGA
- a CDS encoding 3-oxoacyl-ACP reductase, which yields MRDRYQQLVTSSPGRFLARRVGLPEPPVLRRHRPGDPVAAGPVVLGAAPGGRLAKSIRPILAAAEISVREPGPRAEARPDGVKPHALVFDATGITRSEQLRALYDFFSPQVRAVAPNGRIIVLGTPPEHCADFREATAQRALEGFTRSTGKEVKRGVTSQLVYVAPGAEDGVESTLRFLLSGRSAYVSGQVIRIGGADVQAPDDWQRPLAGKVAVVTGAARGIGEAIVEVLSRDGAHVVCVDVPSAESALTEVAARIGGSTLTLDVTADDAPRTLAEHLVDGVDIVVHNAGVTRDRTLGRMDAPRWDLVLDVNLSSEERINDVLLDQNVLRTGGRIIATSSIAGIAGNMGQTNYATSKAGVIGMVQSLAPTLASRGGTINAVAPGFIETRMTAAVPLVIREAGRRMNSMTQGGRPVDVAETVAWFASPGSAGVNGNVVRVCGQSLLGA from the coding sequence ATGCGCGACCGCTACCAGCAGCTCGTCACGTCGTCCCCGGGCCGCTTCCTGGCCCGCCGAGTCGGCTTGCCCGAGCCGCCCGTTCTCCGCCGCCACCGGCCGGGTGACCCGGTCGCCGCCGGCCCGGTCGTGCTCGGCGCGGCTCCCGGGGGCCGGCTCGCCAAGTCGATCCGCCCGATCCTGGCCGCCGCGGAGATCTCCGTCCGCGAGCCGGGCCCGCGCGCCGAGGCCCGCCCGGACGGCGTCAAGCCGCACGCGCTGGTGTTCGACGCCACCGGCATCACCCGCAGCGAACAGCTCCGCGCGCTCTACGACTTCTTCTCCCCGCAGGTCCGCGCGGTCGCGCCGAACGGCCGGATCATCGTGCTCGGCACGCCGCCCGAGCACTGCGCCGACTTCCGCGAAGCCACCGCCCAGCGCGCCCTGGAGGGCTTTACGCGCTCGACCGGCAAGGAGGTGAAGCGCGGCGTCACCTCGCAGCTGGTCTACGTTGCGCCGGGGGCCGAGGACGGCGTCGAGTCGACGCTGCGATTCCTGCTCTCCGGCCGGTCGGCCTACGTCTCCGGTCAGGTGATCCGGATCGGGGGTGCGGACGTTCAGGCTCCGGACGACTGGCAGCGGCCACTCGCGGGCAAGGTCGCCGTCGTCACCGGCGCCGCCCGCGGCATCGGCGAGGCGATCGTCGAGGTGCTGTCCCGCGACGGCGCGCACGTGGTCTGCGTCGACGTCCCGTCCGCCGAGTCCGCGCTGACCGAGGTCGCCGCCCGGATCGGCGGCTCGACGCTCACGCTCGACGTCACCGCCGACGACGCCCCCCGAACGCTGGCCGAGCATCTCGTCGACGGCGTGGACATCGTCGTACACAACGCCGGTGTCACCCGCGACCGCACGCTCGGCCGCATGGACGCCCCCCGCTGGGACCTCGTGCTCGACGTCAACCTCAGCAGCGAGGAGCGCATCAACGACGTCCTGCTCGACCAGAACGTGCTGCGCACCGGCGGCCGGATCATCGCCACGTCCTCGATCGCCGGCATCGCGGGCAACATGGGACAGACCAACTACGCGACCAGCAAGGCCGGCGTGATCGGCATGGTGCAGTCGCTGGCGCCGACGCTGGCCTCCCGCGGCGGCACGATCAACGCGGTGGCGCCCGGCTTCATCGAGACCCGGATGACGGCCGCGGTGCCGCTGGTGATCCGCGAGGCCGGCCGCCGGATGAACAGCATGACCCAGGGCGGACGCCCGGTCGACGTCGCGGAGACCGTCGCCTGGTTCGCCTCCCCCGGCTCCGCCGGGGTCAACGGCAACGTGGTCCGCGTCTGCGGCCAGAGCCTGCTGGGCGCCTGA
- a CDS encoding TetR/AcrR family transcriptional regulator — protein MLDAATAVFSERGFHAASMDEIAERAGISKPMVYLYLGSKGELFSACIRRAGAQLTEAISAAADPELPAEQQLWAAVQAFFHFVGAHRDAWAVMFRQARGEGEFAGEVASIRSLVIGNVADLFARAIRSAGALDPGPDELLALAHALVGTGESMAEWLLDHPAEEPGTAATRLMNVLWMGLGSLIQGEVWRTPAPVPPVP, from the coding sequence ATGCTGGACGCCGCCACCGCCGTCTTCTCCGAGCGGGGCTTTCACGCCGCCTCGATGGACGAGATCGCCGAGCGTGCCGGGATCTCCAAGCCCATGGTCTACCTCTATCTGGGGTCCAAAGGGGAGCTGTTCAGCGCCTGCATCCGTCGCGCCGGTGCCCAGCTCACCGAGGCGATCAGCGCGGCAGCCGACCCCGAGCTGCCCGCAGAGCAGCAGCTCTGGGCCGCGGTCCAGGCGTTCTTCCACTTCGTCGGCGCGCATCGTGACGCCTGGGCGGTGATGTTCCGGCAGGCCCGCGGTGAGGGTGAGTTCGCCGGTGAGGTCGCGTCGATCCGCAGCCTGGTCATCGGCAACGTCGCGGACCTGTTCGCGCGGGCGATCCGCTCGGCGGGCGCGCTCGACCCCGGCCCCGACGAGTTGCTGGCGCTCGCCCACGCGCTCGTCGGAACCGGCGAGTCGATGGCCGAGTGGCTGCTGGACCACCCGGCCGAGGAGCCGGGAACCGCCGCCACCCGGCTGATGAACGTGCTCTGGATGGGGCTCGGCAGCCTCATCCAGGGTGAGGTGTGGCGGACTCCGGCGCCGGTGCCACCCGTCCCGTGA